The segment GTATAATCCTGTAGGAAGAAAGGAATCGCTATCGAATATATCAAAAATGCTTGACCTACCGTGAAGAAGAAGAGGTTGTCAAAGGCATTTTTGGTTTTTTTCTTGTCAATAAAGTTCTCCCCTGTGAACCGAGATAGGAACATAGCAAGATAAACAATACTCCCTGTGCCAATGAAAAGGATCCATACGGCCCAAGTAGGAGGGAGCATCATTCCTCCGATTCCAATGCCCAGCCAGATGATGAGTCCGGCAAGGGGCGTGGCTAAAAATTTGCGTTGCGAAAACGCTATTCTTTGTTCTTCTAGAGATAGTTCGATTTGGTTCATGATTGTAAAGTTACGGATCAGAAAAGTGAAGATTGCTTGATTTCAACTTAGCCTTTTTTGTCCACCAAGAATTCCGTGGTTTGCTTCATGAAAAACTCAGGATCGTCCCACATGATGAAGTGTTTGCCTTTGTCAGATAGGACGATTTTCACTCCGTCTAGATTCTTGAATTGATTTTCAAAGTTGGTCATGGTCATCTCTTTGGTCACGCCATAATCTTTGTAGGCAATATATGCACCTAAGACCAAAACTGGTTTTTTGATCACGGCGATATCATCACGCAGATCCGTAGTGTAGAGTTCATACATGGCCTGGTTGACTGTGGTACGATCGCTTGCCATGCCCCACTCCATCGCTTGGTCGATGTTGGTTTCATCTGTGATCATCGAGTGGAGATACATGCGTTGCTGCTCGGCATATTGCTCGGCTGGGATGTTTTGATTGGCGGCGATCATATTTTTGGCAGCTTCTTTCATGGATTCTTCGGTGGCGTAGGGATTTTGGATCGTTGCGAGGAAAGGTAAGCCATCGACAATAACTGCTTTCGAAAATAGTTCGGGAGCTGTACTCATCAGATCAAGTGCCAAAAATCCTCCCAAACTGTGTCCGATCAGAATCGACTCTTTGAGTTTTTTGTCTTTGACATACTGGATGATTTCGTCTCGCATTTTAGGGGTAAAACCGTCAGTCACATCGATGGGTGTTTGTCCAGCAAAACCAGGTAGTGTGATGACATGACAGGTGTAGTCTTTGTTTAATGAAGCTACTGCGTCATTCCATACAGCACCATCACAGGTAAGTCCCGGGATTAGGATGATACTCTGCTTTCCTTTGCCACTTTGGTCGATTCTGAACGAATAGCTTTGTCCTTTGCTACTTACGCTGATGGCGGTCAAGAGAGCGATTGCGATGGCAATCCAGTTGAGGTTCGAGTTGCAAAATTTTATTCTTTTCATGGTCTTTAGTTTTTGTTATGATTCAAAACTAGCCCATGACATAGTGTTTTCTAAGTCGATTTCAGGGAGCGGCTCTTCAGACCATTGAACGGATTTACCCCCACCTGACTAACACGATCTCAGCATTGATCTTTTGCTGGTCAAAGTGCTCCAGCCAGAAGAGTTGCTTCTCAGAGAGGTGGTCGGTAGGAGACTTGACTTCATAGAAGTGATACTCTGTTTCGTTCCAGACGAAGAGGTCTGGAAATCCCGAAGAGCGAGTTTTGGGGTCAAGGGCTATCACTAGTAAGGTATTTTTGATTTGTTTCAAACTCAAAAATGTCACCAATCTGATGGAGGCTTCCATGATGGCTTCTTCCCAATTGACAAACATGCTGGCGACTCCATGATTCTGATCGTAGTTGGTTTGCATGCACTTTATGATTTGCTTTTTGTTTTTGAGCAGTGTCAGACGCTGATGGAGTGCTTCTTTTCGGTTTTTGTAGAAGTCTCTGCCGTAGAGGTCTGTGGGGTTGCGCTGTAGAGGTTGATGCAGGGTATTGTACTGCGGGTCAAAAATTTCTTCCCAAAACACCAATCCAAATATACTGCGCCAAATGCTGTTCTCTGAATGAACCCCATGATAACCCTGTGCTGAAAAGTATGCCAATGCACCTTCTTCTACCCTGTATTGGTATGCTGGAGAGAGTGAAATCTCAATCCCTGACTTTTGTCTGAGGGTAGTGGACTTTAGTTTTTGACTGGATTTGTTGATGACATCTTGTGCGATGTAGTACTCTTTGTTGTCGTTAGGAGCGAGGAGGATTTCTTGTGCCAATTGCCGTGCTG is part of the Reichenbachiella agarivorans genome and harbors:
- a CDS encoding DUF7010 family protein, translating into MNQIELSLEEQRIAFSQRKFLATPLAGLIIWLGIGIGGMMLPPTWAVWILFIGTGSIVYLAMFLSRFTGENFIDKKKTKNAFDNLFFFTVGQAFLIYSIAIPFFLQDYTSLPLTVGILTGSMWIPFSWIIKHWVGLFHAILRTILIVVLWYVFPELRFVTIPFAIVVVYILTLIILHKRKLP
- a CDS encoding alpha/beta fold hydrolase; the protein is MKRIKFCNSNLNWIAIAIALLTAISVSSKGQSYSFRIDQSGKGKQSIILIPGLTCDGAVWNDAVASLNKDYTCHVITLPGFAGQTPIDVTDGFTPKMRDEIIQYVKDKKLKESILIGHSLGGFLALDLMSTAPELFSKAVIVDGLPFLATIQNPYATEESMKEAAKNMIAANQNIPAEQYAEQQRMYLHSMITDETNIDQAMEWGMASDRTTVNQAMYELYTTDLRDDIAVIKKPVLVLGAYIAYKDYGVTKEMTMTNFENQFKNLDGVKIVLSDKGKHFIMWDDPEFFMKQTTEFLVDKKG